The DNA segment CCGTCTATATCAACTGGAAAAATATATGCAGTAGACCGCAGATGCAAAACAGTCAAATTCGTTTTCCTGGGAATTCTTCCTTGTCTTCTTTGAGGGTTTATGTTGGTTGGGGGCCAATTccatgggcgtatgtgaagccctctgtgagataaaataaataaataaaggccATACAAATAAAATTTGAatttcagatgtgtgtgtggatcagtgTGTGGCataaaagaaacaaaaagacacacacatcctgtgttAGTCTCTTAAAGCTCTGATatgtgaagaggtctgtccttaaaccactgatcagttaacaacaattaaagataatgattactttattacttttatactggttgaaatgttctgaatataataaacaatgtttgatctataccttcCTATATTAAGCTCATTAGCACATAATCtttggttatgtccaggagagaaataagcctatctattaattatgtaatgtttcttgtatcattgataaactgtaaTTATGCTGTTTTCTTATGCCTGCTTAGCCATAAGTTAATTATTTGTAAGGTGTGACTAGTAAAGGCCTGTGTCACTAatgtaggtcagaggtcacaatactgccaaagtgtataatgccatgcaactttgaatgagGGAAATAGAagaaggccatttctaggagccctatctaaagacctaaacaaaagctatctagcataCAGTGTCCTTTTTCTGTGCCTGCGAAGGCTATGCTAATCATCTTgtatcctcccatattgtgataccatatcctttacttaatttaagattcatatatgtttagtgtttgcacctccctgccacagtaaattctgtgtttgtataacatacatggcgaataaaccgaattctgattctgattcttctgAATCTGAATCTTCTGAATCTGATTCTGATACTCCCTTGATTACCTGTATTCAAAGTCCAGTCTTCGGTGatactcaacttgagtgtatcagacacctgcaccttatataaatacgttgattttgacttgaacttgtcttgaactattcccttcattgacttggtactttcagaGCAATTGGGTATTATCTAATACGTCTTCAATGTGTATCTTTGATCCTCCTCTTCTTGGAATTCACCGGCTGAGTAGCTCTGCTCAAACACATAGCTCCCAAGCAGGGCCCTCCTCAAGCACCTTAAAGAGCTTGTAAATGTGGTCAACCGTATACTCTGAGACTAATGGGTGGTTTACATACATTCCTCACCACAACGTGACTAATGCTGCTGGTGCCACGGTGGTTAGCTACTCCAGGACACTGCGTCAGGTCAGGGATGTGGCCAAACAAAACTGTGATATTTTCATTGGGCAATAGTGATGAAGGAACTTGACtgctttacatttagcagacgctcttatccagagcgacttacagtaagtacagggacattcccccgaggcaagtagggcgaagtgccttgcccaagaacgcCATTTGTGCACTGCcgtgaatcgaaccagcaaccttctgattactagcccgattccctaaccgctcagccacctgactcccattgtgTAGTGTACTGGATCTATACACTACACATGCTAGATGGTCTACAGTGCCAGCAGGCATGAGTAGGCGTAGCAAAGTCATTGTCACCCGAACTAGGTGACGATGATTGAAATCTTTCATCCTGAATACAAAATAGAATGACCTTTGTCTTATAGAGAAGAGGGAAGTTCCACCAAAGGACCTGAGCTTGTTTTTCATGGGTCTGAGATAGCGCTACACCCCGGCCCTTCGTAACTTTTCAGTCCCTCAAGTTTGCCCCTCAGGCCTTTTAATGTGTGTACACAGCCCTGTCGTAAAACAGAAAAATCAGGTTCCAGGTTGGTGGACCGAGGATGGTCCTTAGAGGGggcagtgtggaggggtgagggttggggcgAGGCTGAGAGGTCACTTAGGATATAAAAGGAGAGGGACATTCTCAGgtcctcatcctccacctcagATAGGCTACTTAAGAAGAAGGAACCAACTCATCGCTCAACATGGACCCCAGGCTACTTGCAACAACGTTACTCCTTTTTACATCAGGTAGGTCTGGCTCAAACTATCTCGTAATCGACACTCTTACACCAGGTTAAACTTGGGCTGTTTTGATTGAATACGCTTTGAAATGTCGGATTTCCTTTTCTGTCTTCACGCGCTGGAAAAGGCAGTCTGAAGCCTCTGTTATAGTGCTGCGTGCCCTTCACAGCTTCTTCTTCAAACGTCCGGTGTGTGTCCCTGCCATCCCTCAGGTGTGTGTACGGGCGAGAATGTGTTACCAGAGGGACCTCTGAGTGGAGCTGTCGGGGGGGCCGTGAGATTCACCACTGTGCTCGCCCCCCCCACCAAACCCTTCATCTCTGTGAGCTGGCGTTTCAAAGGAGCCAGCATCATCACCTCCACCAGCACCGACGTGATCGACCCTTTGTATTCTAAACGGATAACTCTGGAGAGAGCCACTGGATCTCTGGAGCTCCGGGATCTGGGTCCAGGGGACAGTGGGGAGTACAGGGTGACCATCGTACTGGATGGTGCTCAAGATCAGCAGGGAATTAGCACACTCAATGTGTTTGGTAGGTGAGCCATTCTGTCTGACTGTCAATCTAAACTACAACGGCTAACAGGTGCTAACAATAATTGTGTACCATCCATTTGAGATGACTTTGCTTTCTGTATTTACACAGCAATTATTGTGTGCATACACTGTCTACTGTATACATAATataatacaaaacaaaatataAAAGAGTTTAATACAGTAAGGACTAACAGTATATTTATTCTTATGTTGCATTCAAATTCTTGCAATTGGTACATTTGAAGCACCTTTATTATCACCAGTGTGATTAAAACCACACCAATGTTCACAGAGAGAATCTCTGGCGCCGTCATCAAAAGCCCCCCTGGCGCCCTGTTAGCGGGTAGAGACTCCACCAACCTGAcctgtgctgctgctggctcCATCAGCACCAGAGAGTGGATGAAGGACggtgggcctctctctcccagcgagAGAGTCATCTTCTCTGGGGACAACAGCACAGTCTCTATAAGTCCTGTGAGAAGCACCGACAATGGAGAGTACTTATGTCGGCTCAGCAACCCCATCAGTGCCATAACCGCTTCCCAGCACCTGACTGTGAACTGTGCGTACTGTGGACTGTTTCACAACTTTGCCGTCAAACCATGAAAACAGCGATTAAGGCTATTTTAGTTACACCTAAAGACACATTACATTTCCATGCAATGAGTTTCCAAAATCTTCTGAATCCTTCAGAACAGTTTATAATTAAACTCTGTCTGTCATTCTCTATTGGGGAGAATGAGAAAAATGcagacttttttctctttaatgACGTATTGTGTTGTGTTTCAGTTGGCCCTCAGAACGTGTCCATAGAGGGAAAGTCGCCCGCCTTCGCCGGTCAGAAGGTGACTCTGAGCTGTTTCGCTTTCTCGGTTCCTCCCGCTATCTTCACCTGGAGGTTCAACGGCAACGAGACTGACGTCAACGACACCATGTATATCATAGACAAGATAGAGGACACGCACACCGGAAATTACACTTGCATGGCCAGCAACTACGTCACCGGGCTAAATGACTCAGCTATCCTCAGTCTGAGAGGTGAGTGGACAGCTAACGACATATTTGTAAGGATGTAGACAAAACGTATCGGTATTCATCGTGTAGTATTTCATCTTCATTTGTAACTTGGAACAAAGCAACTCGAGAAACATGACTTTTGTTTGTtgttcttttaactgttgggctgtctcagaccccccacattgcgaaggttaaaagaaaattatttttatttgtttttgtattgggcaaaatttggtaaacacgacgatggttcgttatgaacctttgggtcatgtgacccgaaggcagcacaaggattCGTTTTCTAGAGTGAGTAGACCCCGTGTGTCAATGtgtcttttccctccacagtctACAATGCTGCCCCCTCCTGGTCATTTGGTGTAAGGGTGACCAGGGCTCTGCTAGTTGTAGGTCTCCTGTCGGTGTCCAGCCTatgaaggagaagaggacgATATGGGGACAGGCAAGACATCtttggggggatttgaaccacgACAGTTCTTTATTGTCATAAAAAGGGTGCGGTCTTAATAGACATTCCTGAACATGAAGTTTAATCAAGAAATACATACAGTAACAGTTTCTCTGTAAATACAATGTAGGCAGTGAATATAACCTAAATGTAACATGTTGCTGTGATGTAAAGTGATTTGATGTGTATTTTAATGCAAATGAAATGACATGTTTGTAACATCAATAATAAACCAAGTATAGTCCTAAAGATTCCTGATCAACAAGTATCATAAAGTATTCTCCTTATCTCATTGCAGTTATACGACTGtggaactacatttacatttacatttagtcatttagcagacgctcttatccagagcgacttacagtaagtacagggacattcccccgaggcaagtagggtgaagtgccttgccaaaggacacaacgtcagtttgcacggccgggaatcgaactggcaaccttcagattactagcccgattccctcaccgctcagccacctgactccctaatacTCAATACTCCCTAATACTCAATATATGTGTAAAAAGGCCTGGACTGGTTATCTGGCATTCCGGGAAAATTCCCAGTGGGCCGACATGATAtgatattttttctttttttataaactTAAAATTGGCCAACGACCGTCCCATAAAGCagggacagcggcccattggttcattttccatactgaCACTGGGCTGGCCCTATCACATCTCTTGAcaggctccacccctccccctctgtttctTGTGTCAGGCCGGCCCACCGGCTCAGAGTCCGACCGATTGTGGTGGGCCAGTATGAGCGAAAATGCCAGGGCCATTTTttggtcccagtccagccctgtgtGTAAATATAACTTATAACCAAATTAGTTGATTTAACTTTAGCCAATCTCTATTACGTGAAGAAAGGAATTCAGATTCAGAATAATCAGATGTTGCTCAAGTTCAGCCACATTCACGATCCGCATTACAATCTATTTTTCCCCCTCATAAACTTCGAGTATAACAGTCAGCAAAGGACATTTATCACTGTTTATTACTGAATGCCAATCCAAAGTTCACTGTATCTTACGGTAAAAAGAAAAACTTCCTGATTTCTTTGCCCTACCTAGTATAGTTCATGCTCAATTAGACAGAACCAGACAGTAGACAGTTCCAGAAACCATGAAAGCTGCAACATCCATTGCTCTTGCCTTGTCCTTACTCACAGGTAAACATTTGGTACTTTATCAGGTATTTTATCACACCCGAACTCCAGAATAATGCGTTTTCTTCCATCCATGGGTTGGATTGTTTAATAATGCCTATACGTTTGTCTTCTCCAGGACTGTGTGTTGGAGTAGGAGTGTTATCATACCGCACAGATGCATTAATTGGAGGGAACGTGATTTTCAATACAAACCTTGATCCAACAGACAATCCTTATACGAAAATAGCCTGGACTGTTAATGGTAGAGATATAATCGTCTTAACCTCTGCTTCAAACGTGACGGAACCAGGTTATAAAGACAGGATCTCTCTGGACACATCCACTGGATCCCTAGAGCTCACAGGTCTAACTttaggagacagagggaactATTCGGTGGAGTTCAGTATTTCAGCAGAAGTCATTTTAAATGGATCCACTGAATTGGTTTTGCATGGTGAGATATGTTAAAAAATATTACATTGAAAAGCTGCACTCACAAATGAGTTATTGTACTGTGGAAATTGTACATTTCCTACCcgctcaggtggctgagcggttagggaatcgggctagttatGTGAAGGtttctggttcgattcccggccatgcaaaatgatgtgtccttgggcaagacacttcaccctacttgcctcgggggaatgtccctgtgcttactgtaagtcgctctggataagagcgtctgctaaatgtaaatgtacccatCGTTTGAGATAC comes from the Osmerus eperlanus chromosome 7, fOsmEpe2.1, whole genome shotgun sequence genome and includes:
- the LOC134023488 gene encoding carcinoembryonic antigen-related cell adhesion molecule 6-like; the encoded protein is MDPRLLATTLLLFTSGVCTGENVLPEGPLSGAVGGAVRFTTVLAPPTKPFISVSWRFKGASIITSTSTDVIDPLYSKRITLERATGSLELRDLGPGDSGEYRVTIVLDGAQDQQGISTLNVFERISGAVIKSPPGALLAGRDSTNLTCAAAGSISTREWMKDGGPLSPSERVIFSGDNSTVSISPVRSTDNGEYLCRLSNPISAITASQHLTVNFGPQNVSIEGKSPAFAGQKVTLSCFAFSVPPAIFTWRFNGNETDVNDTMYIIDKIEDTHTGNYTCMASNYVTGLNDSAILSLRVYNAAPSWSFGVRVTRALLVVGLLSVSSL